One Mugil cephalus isolate CIBA_MC_2020 chromosome 8, CIBA_Mcephalus_1.1, whole genome shotgun sequence genomic window carries:
- the adra2b gene encoding alpha-2B adrenergic receptor — translation MASVLDSGCSMELSGWNSSVSIPGASVPCNQSVLKLAPYSPEATAAFATAITLMVLFTIVGNIMVIIAVLTSRSLRGPQNLFLVSLAAADILVATLIIPFSLANELLGYWYFKSLWCEIYLALDVLFCTSSIVHLCAISLDRYLSISRVTYGRQRTPRRIKAAIVVVWLISAIISFPPLLSLNKSEGGDEGSERGPQCQLNDERWYILYSTIGSFFAPCLIMILVYVRIYQIAKQRTRCPPGEPRKDGVSATPSQPPHHVQANGKDDEESTPPSSNKTSNARPPTLAITPSPTPAESQSSQNPTPNNLLQPPSPAPAMSPVATPSSVPQPAPKTKGMGKKGKRQAGKKADNNNGDSSSTDSDMEHSQGGGRGSASMPGSPAGGGIHSPASVKRYRDMIATSKGARLVPGRKSKKDNNPGAARRKAMVNREKRFTFVLAVVIGVFVVCWFPFFFSYSLQAVCPEACSIPGPLFTFFFWIGYCNSSLNPVIYTIFNKDFRKAFKKILCRSTKGTFF, via the coding sequence ATGGCCTCGGTTCTGGACAGCGGCTGCTCCATGGAGCTGAGCGGCTGGAACAGCAGCGTGAGCATTCCCGGAGCCTCCGTGCCCTGCAACCAGAGCGTCCTGAAGCTCGCCCCTTACTCCCCTGAAGCCACGGCGGCATTTGCCACAGCCATAACCCTGATGGTCCTCTTCACCATCGTGGGGAACATCATGGTCATCATCGCCGTCCTGACTAGCCGGTCACTCCGAGGTCCGCAGAATCTGTTCCTGGTGTCACTGGCTGCTGCGGACATTTTGGTGGCCACTCTCATCATCCCCTTCTCTCTTGCCAATGAACTGCTTGGCTACTGGTACTTCAAGTCTCTGTGGTGCGAGATCTACCTGGCACTCGACGTGCTCTTTTGCACCTCCTCCATCGTGCACCTGTGCGCCATCTCATTGGACCGCTACTTATCAATCTCCAGGGTTACCTACGGGCGTCAGCGGACTCCCCGGCGCATCAAAGCGGCCATCGTGGTAGTGTGGCTCATCTCTGCCATCATCTCattccctcctctgctctcacTGAACAAAAGTGAGGGGGGCGACGAAGGGAGCGAGAGGGGACCCCAGTGCCAGCTGAATGATGAGCGCTGGTACATCCTTTACTCTACCATTGGCTCCTTCTTCGCCCCATGCCTCATCATGATCCTAGTCTACGTGAGAATTTACCAAATAGCCAAGCAGAGAACACGCTGCCCACCAGGAGAGCCCAGGAAGGATGGGGTCAGTGCAACACCAAGtcagcctccacatcatgtacAAGCCAACGGGAAGGATGATGAAGAAAGCACACCCCCTTCATCTAACAAAACCTCAAACGCCAGACCCCCAACCCTCGCTATCACCCCTTCTCCAACCCCAGCGGAGTCCCAAAGTTCCCAGAATCCCACTCCCAATAATCTCCTGCAACCCCCATCCCCTGCTCCAGCCATGTCCCCTGTCGCAACTCCCTCCTCTGTGCCTCAGCCAGCCCCCAAGACGAAGGGGATGGGGAAGAAAGGCAAGCGTCAGGCGGGGAAAAAGGCCGACAACAACAACGGTGACAGTTCAAGCACAGACAGCGACATGGAGCACAGCCAGGGAGGAGGTCGTGGCAGCGCCAGCATGCCTGGTTCACCTGCTGGAGGGGGGATCCACTCCCCGGCCTCAGTCAAACGCTACCGGGACATGATCGCTACATCAAAGGGGGCTCGGCTGGTGCCAGGGAGGAAgtcaaaaaaagacaataaccCCGGAGCAGCGAGGCGTAAAGCCATGGTGAACAGAGAGAAGCGCTTCACCTTCGTCCTGGCAGTGGTCATCGGTGTCTTTGTGGTGTGCTggttccccttcttcttctcctactcTCTGCAGGCAGTGTGCCCGGAGGCCTGCTCCATCCCGGGTccactttttacatttttcttctgGATTGGTTACTGCAACTCCTCACTCAACCCGGTCATATACACCATCTTCAACAAAGACTTCAGAAAGGCCTTCAAAAAGATTCTGTGCAGAAGCACCAAGGGCACTTTCTTTTAG